GACTGGTCATTTTGCTCCTATTTTCTGGCTGCAGGGGGTGACCCGGGCAATTTAGTTAATCCATTAACAACTAATTGTCTCCTCCTACCCTGTTGCTTGGACAAACAGCCCAGTGGGGGGAAGTTGAGCCCTGTTGCTCTATAAAAGTCACGCAGCAAGAGGAGGCGGCCAGTGTCACCGCGTAGATCCCTTCACCGCTCGCTTAACTCGGACTTTTAAAgctttggattttattttatttcataggtgtcttctttttctatttttagcttccctctctcttatttttcttcattttttgtgGTTTGGAGATGGCTGGGAACCTCTGGctactctgtgtttttctgagcTTCTCCTGGACTGAAGCTCGTATATGGGCCTGGATGCTCAACATGCCTCACAGTCCTCCCAAAGAGGGAGCAAAGGCACTTAGAGAGAGCGCTCCCATCGCCAAAGCACTCACGGTAAGATACAAAGGACGGAGCGTGACTATTATTATGGTTAGAGGTAACTGAGACCTTTATTGTAATCAGCGCAAAAGTCCTTGGACAGAAGAAGTCAGCTCTGTTTTagtgtttaaagaaaattagCTGGCAGTTTTCTACTTTTCTGAAGAATGTATGTAACTGTTTTCTTCACAATCATCTAGGAGTTGTAACGTTTTCCCGTCTTTTCTTCAGCCCATGTGCGACCATGACAGGGCTTGTGGACGGGGCTTCTCGTGCGACCGCCACTTTGGCCTCTGCGTGCCTCTACGCGGGGAGGGTCACTACTGTCGGAGGGATGCTCAGTGTGTCCGTGGACTTAGCTGCATGTTTGGGAAGTGCCACCGCAGCATCCCCAATGGACAAGAGGGTACGCAGATTTGAAATTAGAACTTAAACCACAAGGcattttcatttgaatacaAGAAACTGAGCTGAAGTAACAAGCGTCTCCTCCGTGTAGGTGCAAGGTGTAAAGTCGACAGGGACTGCGGAGCGTCCATGTGCTGCGCCCGGCATCACGGCGAGCAGGTGTGCAAGAGGCGACTGATCCGTGGCGAAAGCTGTTACGTGCCCGACGGCGGCCTGGCGTTCAGCATCAACCAGATCTGTCCGTGTGACGACGGCCTGCTGTGTCGAGAAACCGGCGGACCGCACCGGAGAGAGTAAGTGCTGCCAAATCCAGGTTTTGTCTGAGATCCGGTGACATCCAGGTAAACAAGGGCAGCAGACACTCCGTCGCTCTTTGATTCCtatttggatgagtggtgaaaagtccagttgcctttgttttagtctTATATTTAAACTTCTCCATCTCTCAGAAATGCAGCAACAAGATTTTTAGGTTCCATTgaaggatttttaaaaatgacagctgTAAAACTTTGTTGGCTGTTGCTCAACCCTCATTAAAACCCAGGTAGAAGCAGAAATAGGAGGTTCCCACAAAACTTCCTGCAGTGCAACTAGTCTTTGTCAAGTAAATGCACAGCATACAATGCATTTTTTTGATTAGACATACCTGTATTACGTGTAGTTCTGAGTATGTTGTGTGTCCAGACTTGCATGGTATTCTTAGGAACAGACCCAGGAACAGCTCAGAAAACCaaaatacatattaaattaTTGTAAAAACGTCAATTGATGCACATTAGTAAATCCAAAATAGTgtataaaacagttttaatgtatatgtatatgtgtaattTCTAGTCTATGCAGCTGTTAATAGTTTAACCTTTCACTCACTGTGACAAAGAAGTACAACACAATATAACTCCTACAATGCTTCCACATGTCTGATATATGTATCTGTCCTGTGCAAAGCCTGacctcagtctgtttgtctttcaggagGGACTTTGTTTACCAGCCAGAATGGACAAGCTGGACCTGCCAAGTGCCCAAACTTTGATATCAGCCTCAATACTAAAGCtatttattatgtaaatatgttgTATATAAAGAAATGTGTATAGTCTGAcaacattgatgttttttttgtttcattttgaacattttgacaAAAGCACTATTGTATGTAAATGTCCCTCATGCATTTAATGATCTATGACTGTAGCTATAAATGTCAAACTGCTGTcagtttaaagaataaaaagaaatgttctccctgaaagaaaaactaatcTGTAATTTGTTCTCTGCTAAATGTATTATAACTTAATTTTAAAGATGAAAATTTTAGTAcacatacagtttttttttataaaccgAACTTCCACCAATGACTATGTACAgcagaaatcacacacacatactggtGTAAATaagatataataaaaaataacaataaatgtggTGAAGAGTTGAAGCCACACgcttgtgtgtaaaaaaaaaataatttaaaaaagccCTACATTCAAAATTACATtgaaatgtttatatattttgaGAATGCAGGTCGTGATTTTGAGAAAATTATATCATTATTTcaacaagacaaaagaaaatatcctgAAAGATAaagtattttcagtttttctagTGGCTGAactaatttatttgttaattttaatattgtgtttcTGAATGTACAAATAGAGGCATGATTAATTATACTTTTTAGactagattttgtttttaaatataaattaaaaataataacaaataatgaaaaatgcaagTATTTATGGTTTTAAAGGCTGATTTCTAAACTATATGTTATTACTAAGCTGAATCTAGCTTCTGTTGTCCACAATTCAAATCGATGCAACTCCCACAGTTTCCAAGATTTTGGCTGCAGCATCACTTTAAAGCTTTGAGCAGACGTCACGTACACATGGGCCGAGCACGTTTCTTGGATCTCAGGCAGCGGTTACATAAGATGAGGGAATCTTGCGACTTCCAATTGTCAGCATCAGCAAGATGTTGTAATGCTAGCTGTCCCCTGACCCAGTCTTAGATCGGTATCTTCCCTGGACTACCCCTTTCCGAAATCCCCCGTCGCTCCATTCAGATGCTAATCGTCTGCAGTTTGCCCCCTGAATTGCAGGGTGACTTGAATTGTCCTGTGAAGGGCATTAGTTTCTAACCTCTCTGCTATCACCTTACAGCGCTTATCATCAAGGAGGCATTCGATGCTGTGAACGGAACTTGAGGTTCAGAAAGATTTCAAACTTTGTTGCACGTGCGCTGATTTCAGGAAGCATGGATGCGTCTTCTCTTAAAGTCAAACTACAGAGACGTTTCCTTTTctacaaatatatatagaaatgataaaatatgagaCGTTTTTAGCTGAATTCATGTCAGATAATGGCATGCAggcattaattaatattaaaggCTTTTGTTGAAAACCAATATAACTGGTATAAACAGGCCACAGAGACCACACATTTCCATCACACTTAAGAAAGACGGACAAGACAAAGGAGATCTCTAATAGCGCGAGACTGAGAGAAACCTTATATAGCTGAATGCTTCAGACAGAGGCCTAGTGAAGAACACTAGTTACTAGTGTGTGGCTGCTCTTATCTGAGCTACCATCCCATTTTCAAGCTATCCATACATGTCTGTTTGCGCTGTTTAGCTTCTTAAATGGTTTTCTGTTCCTGAATCGTTTGTCCTTTTTGGCCGAGGGGACAAAGACAAGGCTTCCCATTTCTATGTCTGTCCTTAACATCTGTTGGTGTCTCTTACGAAAGGAAAACTGTATCTTAAGAGATTTTTGagttaaaggaatagtttggtATTTTGGGTATtcactttttatgttttcctgaAGACATTTGCGTGAAAATATTCATATACTGCACTCACCTGCCCTTTAAGTTTAAGACTGGAGCAAAGTGGATACCTCAGCATAAATATCGGAATTGGGGGGAAATGACAAGCTTGGCTTTGTCCACAGTGTTAATTCTGGTTTAAATCTATCAAgtctactgctgttggctaggctagttagctggtgtttccttgttggttgctagcggTAGCTGATGGCTAGCTTGCTGGtcgtttctttttcagtttaagtttcatcttaattaaaacattttagttcAGTGTTCCAGATGCCTTcttgttgtgtctttctgtaAATTGCTATTTCTAACGTAGTGGCCTTCATCGTCTTTaaatttgctgtgtttttgatgACTTTTGCaactctttccactgcagatTGTTTAGCATATGAGTTGGGTTTTTTAAACGAGCATTATAAAGACAATTTACTTGACGTAGGAAGATAAAAAGCATATATCCAAAAATCTCAAAGTCACACTTAATCTAAGAGATAGGAAATCAAAATAAGCAGGGATGCCTAAAGACCTTTGCTGATTTTAATTCAATTGCTGCTTTTCCATTACAGACAGAATGGTAATTGAATCaactacattttgaaaaacctctgaAATATCTCAGATATCATATGGTTGAAAGTAACACAGTTGCATGGTGGCTGCATGGAGGGGGCTTACTCCAGGACACTgaaactcactgttaagccttcttgagatGTTGTGGCTGAGCAGCATGGGTGGAGCGCCAGTGTGCGGCCGGTCGAGGTGCGTTGCCATGAATTTGTgccaaaatccaccattgctcttaagtaaacaacagtaaacaacatgtccctagCAGCAAAGCGA
This window of the Mugil cephalus isolate CIBA_MC_2020 chromosome 16, CIBA_Mcephalus_1.1, whole genome shotgun sequence genome carries:
- the LOC125022274 gene encoding dickkopf-related protein 3-like isoform X2, whose product is MAGNLWLLCVFLSFSWTEARIWAWMLNMPHSPPKEGAKALRESAPIAKALTPMCDHDRACGRGFSCDRHFGLCVPLRGEGHYCRRDAQCVRGLSCMFGKCHRSIPNGQEGARCKVDRDCGASMCCARHHGEQVCKRRLIRGESCYVPDGGLAFSINQICPCDDGLLCRETGGPHRRE
- the LOC125022274 gene encoding dickkopf-related protein 3-like isoform X1 gives rise to the protein MAGNLWLLCVFLSFSWTEARIWAWMLNMPHSPPKEGAKALRESAPIAKALTPMCDHDRACGRGFSCDRHFGLCVPLRGEGHYCRRDAQCVRGLSCMFGKCHRSIPNGQEGARCKVDRDCGASMCCARHHGEQVCKRRLIRGESCYVPDGGLAFSINQICPCDDGLLCRETGGPHRRERDFVYQPEWTSWTCQVPKL